A single region of the Xenopus laevis strain J_2021 chromosome 4L, Xenopus_laevis_v10.1, whole genome shotgun sequence genome encodes:
- the xpnpep3.L gene encoding X-prolyl aminopeptidase 3, mitochondrial L homeolog (The RefSeq protein has 1 substitution compared to this genomic sequence) — MWCPSPKFLLGCTTDCLSCVRRRFSVKPKQLLNYPKRYLGQPSPFTHPQCLKPGEVTPGLSQTEYALRRYKLMSLIQKESEVLGCGTDHAVIILSNPTLYMTSDIPFPFHQNNDFLYLCGFLEPDSILLLQSQSRQSSLSHTAKLYVPRRDPGRELWDGPRSGTDGAVSLTGVDEAFTTEEFKHVLPRLYDEGVTVWYDCTTPVHPALHTSSLQPLVEFRSRSKNRIRSLRHLVQQLRLVKSQAEVELMKKAGYISSQAFIETMSCRKAPVEEAFLYAKFDFECRARGADILAYPPVVAGGNRANTLHYVKNNQIIKSGEMVLLDGGCEASCYVSDITRTWPVNGRFTAPQEALYQAVLDVQKSCLRLCYPGTSLENIYSHMLAMIARKLKDLKIVPRGCSDSQLFKAARTYCPHHVGHYLGMDVHDTPGVSRSVPLQPGMVITVEPGIYIPEDDTEAPEQYRGIGIRIEDDVVITEQSPLILSADCPKEIYEMQQLFSTGS; from the exons TGGGTCAACCAAGCCCTTTTACTCATCCTCAATGCTTGAAACCAG gagAGGTGACACCAGGTTTGTCACAGACAGAATATGCTCTCCGTCGTTACAAGCTGATGTCCCTTATCCAGAAGGAATCTGAAGTCCTGGGTTGTGGTACAGACCATGCTGTCATCATCTTGTCCAACCCTACTCTGTATATGACCAGTGACATCCCCTTCCCTTTTCACCAGAATAATGATTTCCTCTATTTGTGTGGGTTTTTGGAGCCTGATAGCATCCTATTACTGCAGAGCCAATCCAGACAATCATCACTTTCTCACACTGCCAAGCTATATGTGCCACGCAGAGATCCTGGACGAGAATTGTGGGACGGGCCTCGTTCTGGCACAGATGGAGCTGTTTCTCTTACTGGGGTGGATGAGGCTTTCACCACAGAGGAGTTTAAACATGTCCTGCCCAGGTTGTATG ATGAGGGAGTAACAGTGTGGTATGACTGCACAACACCAGTCCACCCTGCCCTTCACACCAGTTCCCTGCAGCCACTGGTTGAATTCCGATCACGGAGCAAGAACAGAATCAGGTCTTTACGGCATCTAGTCCAGCAACTGCGGCTAGTTAAGTCACCGGCTGAAGTCGAGCTAATGAAGAAAGCAGGTTATATATCATCTCAG GCCTTCATAGAAACCATGAGCTGTCGAAAGGCTCCTGTGGAAGAAGCTTTCCTATATGCCAAG TTTGACTTTGAATGCCGAGCTCGAGGTGCAGATATTCTCGCTTATCCTCCGGTGGTGGCTGGTGGGAACAGAGCAAATACTCTGCACTATGTTAAGAACAACCAAATAATAAAG TCTGGAGAGATGGTTCTGCTCGACGGTGGCTGTGAAGCATCCTGCTATGTCAGTGATATCACACGTACATGGCCAGTGAATGGCCG GTTCACTGCTCCACAGGAGGCTCTGTATCAAGCTGTACTGGATGTACAGAAGTCTTGCCTGAGGCTTTGCTATCCTGGCACAAGTTTGGAAAACATCTACAGCCATATGCTAGCTATGATAGCAAGAAAACTTAAAGACTTGAAGATCGTGCCAAGAGGATGCAGTGATAGTCAGCTCTTCAAG gCTGCCCGCACATATTGCCCACATCATGTTGGCCACTATCTTGGCATGGATGTGCATGATACACCGGGCGTGTCTCGTTCAGTGCCTCTGCAGCCTGGCATGGTGATCACTGTGGAACCAG GGATATATATTCCTGAGGATGACACTGAAGCACCTGAGCAATACAGAGGCATTGGGATCCGTATTGAAGATGACGTGGTCATCACAGAACAAAGCCCGTTAATCCTCTCTGCCGACTGCCCTAAAGAGATCTATGAAATGCAGCAGCTGTTCAGTACGGGATCCTGA